The Priestia megaterium NBRC 15308 = ATCC 14581 region TATGTCAGCTCAATCGGCGTAGCGCCAATTGCAGGTGTAGGAGCACTGGGCGTCATTTTAGCTCTTGTTTTAGCTGTTCGTAAACAGCGTAAAAATTCGTTGACGAACTACCTAGGAGCCGCAGCGATGGTTGTCTTACTTGCGATGCCGGCGTACTGGGCGATGACACCAATTATTTATGGTGGAAATAGCATGCTTCCATCAGCAGGTCCTGATTCTTCAAGCGGTATGGGAGGACCTCCAAGCCCAGCAACGAATAGCAAACAGTCTGGCTTTAACGGCATGCAGCCTCCAGGAAGCTCTAGCGGCAATTCATCTTCAAACAATCAAATGCAGCCGCCAAGCGGTTCATCGAACGGCGGTCAAATGCCGGGTGGTTCGTCCAATAATGGTCAAATGCAGCCGCCAAGCGGTTCTTCAAACAGTGGTGAAATGCAAATGCCAGGCGGTTCATCCAATAATAGTCAAATGCCAAATAGCTCTTCAAGCAAATCATCATCTTCAAAACGAAAAAGTGGAGGGATGAACGCAGAAGTAAACAAAAAGCTACTAAACTATTTAACAAAAAATAATACAGGTGAAAAATATTTATTTGCCACAACGGATTCAACTTCAGCTGCACCTTACATTATCAAAACGGGCGAGCCAGTAATGGCAATGGGTGGATTTAGCGGTTCAGATCCAATTTTAACGGTAAGTAAATTAAAAGCCATGATTAAAAAAGGTGAAGTGAAATATTTCTACTTGTCTGGAATGGGCAAGGGAGGTCAATCTGACGTTATCACGTGGATTAAAGAAAATAGTAAGGAGATTCCTTCTTCCAAGTGGCAGTCTACTTCATCAAGTGCTCAGCAAGGGCCATCTGGAAACGGAACACTATACGAAATAACGCTTAAATAAGGAGGGCATAAACATGAGTTCCATTGTTAAATATTCTATTGTTGTTCCTGTCTATAACGAAGAAGAAGTGATTCATGAAACCTACCGCCGTCTCACAGAAGTGATGCATTCAACGAAAGAAGCTTACGAGCTTCTTTTCGTGAACGACGGCAGTAGAGATCGAACAGCAGAAATGATTAAAGAGTACAGTGAGCAAGACCCAGCGGTTGTTTTATTAGACTTTGCCCGTAACTTTGGTCATCAAATTGCTATTACAGCTGGTATGGATTATGCAAGAGGAGAGGCGGTCGTTGTGATTGATGCTGATTTGCAAGACCCGCCCGAATTGATTTTAGAGATGATTGAAAAATGGAAGCAAGGGTTTGACGTTGTATACGCTAAGCGTACAAAGAGAAAAGGAGAAACATACTTTAAAAAACAAACGGCTGCTATGTTTTATCGCTTCTTACGTGCGATGACCGATATTGATATTCCGCTTGATACAGGGGATTTCCGTTTGCTAGATCGCAAAGTGTGCAATCAAATGAATAGCATTCAAGAAAAAAATCGCTTTGTTCGCGGATTAGTAAGCTGGGTGGGCTTTAAGCAAATAGCAGTAGAATATGAGCGAGACGAGCGTTTGGCGGGTGAGTCGAAATATCCTTTGAAAAAGATGCTGAAGCTTTCAATGGATGGCATTACGTCTTTCTCTTATAAACCGTTGAAGCTAGCTAGCTATGCTGGTGTAACGCTATCTGGTATCGGTTTTATTTATCTTTTAGTGGTGCTGTATTTGAAGTTATTTACAGACAGCACCATCACAGGGTGGTCGTCATTAATTGTCATTCAGCTATTCTTTAGCGGCATCATTTTAATTATTCTTGGTATGATTGGAGAATATATTGGCCGCATCTACGATGAAACAAAAAATCGTCCACTCTATATCGTCCGGGAAAAGTATCAGCTTGAACCACGCAAGGAAGTATCACTTCGTGACTAACAAATGGATATCTTTTATTAAATTTGCGTTAGTAGGAGTTTTAAATACACTGATTGATTTTGTAGTGTACGCACTTTTAACAACAATTGGTGTTAACTATATACTAGCGCAGTGGATTTCATACAGTGCGGGCATTTTAAACAGTTATGTCATGAATCGCAAATGGACGTTTGAGAGAAAAGAAAAAAGCAGTAAGCGTGAAGTGATTTCATTTGTGATCGTAAATTTGATCACTTTATCTCTAACATCATTTCTATTGACTGTTCTATATAATAAATGGGGGGTAGCGCTGCTACTCAGTAAACTTTTAATTACAATCGTAAGTGTCGGTATCAACTTTATTGGTACTAAATTATTTGTATTTACTACTAAAAAAGAAAGAGGGATTCATATATGACGATAAAAAAAGCAGTTATTCCAGTAGGCGGTTTAGGAACTCGATTTTTGCCAGCGACAAAAGCGCAGCCCAAAGAAATGCTGCCAATTGTCGATAAGCCTGCTGTACAATATATTGTAGAAGAAGCTGTGAAATCAGGTATTGAAAGTATTATTTTTATTACAGGACGAAACAAAAAATCAATTGAAGACCATTTTGATAAATCAATTGAGTTAGAGCAAATGCTTGAAGAAAAACACAAGTTCCAAATGCTAAAAGAAGTACAAATGATCTCGTCAATGGCCAGCATTCACTATATTCGTCAAAAAGAGCCGTTAGGACTTGGTCATGCTATTCTTTGTGCCGAACAGTTTATTGGAGATGAGCCGTTTGCCGTTCTTCTTGGAGACGATATTATGACTTCTGAAGAACCTGCGCTCAAACAGATGATCCAAGCGTATGAAACGACTAATCAATCAGTTATCGGAGTTCAAAAAGTGGATGTTGAAGAGGTATCAAAATACGGAATCATTCAGCCGAAAAATAAATCTGGCAGCCTTCATGAAGTGAATGACTTGATTGAAAAACCATCGATAGAACAAGCTCCGTCAACTATTGCCGTTATGGGCCGCTATATTTTAAATCCTTCTATTTTTTCTTATCTAAAAACGATTGAAAGAGGGGTAGGAAATGAATTACAATTAACAGATGCACTGGGTGTGGTATGTGAAAAAGAGCGATTGTTTGCTCTTGAACTGGAAGGACAGCGCTTTGATATTGGAGATAAGGTAGGCTATATGAAAGCGATGGTAGAAGTTGCGTTAAAGCGCAGAGATTTACGTCAAACGTTTTTATCGTATTTGGAGGGAATTGTAGAAAAAGAACGAGCAAACAACTTCAGCTAATAAGAGTTAATCAGTTTGTTCATATTCAGTTCATATTTGAAGTCTAAAATCATTGTATGATCTTATGCGGCTCTCTGTTTACTATAAACAGAGAGCTTACTGTGCGTAAAAGCTGGACAAACTTAGGAATAGGGAGAGACATGTATGATTCAAATATTAGTTGCAGATGATGATCAACACATTCGAGAGCTGATATCATTATATTTAGAAAATCAAGGATTCAAAATTATAAAAGCAGCAGATGGTGAAGAAGCGTGGGCGAAAATGGAAGAGTTTCGAATTGATCTAGCGGTCGTTGATATCATGATGCCATTTAAAGACGGATGGGAACTAACAAAGGAAATTAAGGAGTATTTTGATATACCGGTTTTAATGGTAACAGCTAGAGGCGAATCGCATGATAAGCTAAAAGGATTTGATATCGGAACAGACGACTATGTTGTGAAGCCTTTTGATCCTCAGGAAATGGTTGCTCGTGTAAAGGCTCTTTTACGCAGGTACCAAGTAGAAGCTAACAATGTAATCTATATGGGGAATATAAAACTAGACCGTACCAAATTGGAGATGAGTGCAGGAGAAACAAGCGAACAGCTGCCGTTAAAAGAGTTTGAATTACTGTTCACGTTAGTTAGTTCTCCAGGAAAGATTTTTACTCGTGATCAGCTTATTCAATTAATTTGGGGATATGATTATGAAGGCGATGAGCGCACGGTAGACGTTCACATAAAACGTCTGCGAGAGAGGCTTAATCATATGAAAAATGTCGGTATGGAAATCAAAACAATTCGCGGACTAGGCTATAGAGCAGAAGGGTGTTAATGTGAAATCAATTTATGTAAAGCTGGTTCTGTCGTTCATCATTACAATTTTATTGAGCGTTGTGATTACCGTTGTCGTCACGACATTTCTTAGCAAGCAGAAGCTCGAAATGCGATTAGGTCAGGATATGGTGAAGATGGGAGAAGATTTTATCGATTTGTACGGAGCAGAAGACTCCGACAAAGCTGCAAGGTTTTTATCTAATTCATCATTCATTCATTTTTCGTTTATTATTA contains the following coding sequences:
- a CDS encoding GtrA family protein, which codes for MTNKWISFIKFALVGVLNTLIDFVVYALLTTIGVNYILAQWISYSAGILNSYVMNRKWTFERKEKSSKREVISFVIVNLITLSLTSFLLTVLYNKWGVALLLSKLLITIVSVGINFIGTKLFVFTTKKERGIHI
- a CDS encoding response regulator transcription factor, whose translation is MIQILVADDDQHIRELISLYLENQGFKIIKAADGEEAWAKMEEFRIDLAVVDIMMPFKDGWELTKEIKEYFDIPVLMVTARGESHDKLKGFDIGTDDYVVKPFDPQEMVARVKALLRRYQVEANNVIYMGNIKLDRTKLEMSAGETSEQLPLKEFELLFTLVSSPGKIFTRDQLIQLIWGYDYEGDERTVDVHIKRLRERLNHMKNVGMEIKTIRGLGYRAEGC
- a CDS encoding glycosyltransferase family 2 protein, which gives rise to MSSIVKYSIVVPVYNEEEVIHETYRRLTEVMHSTKEAYELLFVNDGSRDRTAEMIKEYSEQDPAVVLLDFARNFGHQIAITAGMDYARGEAVVVIDADLQDPPELILEMIEKWKQGFDVVYAKRTKRKGETYFKKQTAAMFYRFLRAMTDIDIPLDTGDFRLLDRKVCNQMNSIQEKNRFVRGLVSWVGFKQIAVEYERDERLAGESKYPLKKMLKLSMDGITSFSYKPLKLASYAGVTLSGIGFIYLLVVLYLKLFTDSTITGWSSLIVIQLFFSGIILIILGMIGEYIGRIYDETKNRPLYIVREKYQLEPRKEVSLRD
- the galU gene encoding UTP--glucose-1-phosphate uridylyltransferase GalU, yielding MTIKKAVIPVGGLGTRFLPATKAQPKEMLPIVDKPAVQYIVEEAVKSGIESIIFITGRNKKSIEDHFDKSIELEQMLEEKHKFQMLKEVQMISSMASIHYIRQKEPLGLGHAILCAEQFIGDEPFAVLLGDDIMTSEEPALKQMIQAYETTNQSVIGVQKVDVEEVSKYGIIQPKNKSGSLHEVNDLIEKPSIEQAPSTIAVMGRYILNPSIFSYLKTIERGVGNELQLTDALGVVCEKERLFALELEGQRFDIGDKVGYMKAMVEVALKRRDLRQTFLSYLEGIVEKERANNFS